The Ovis aries strain OAR_USU_Benz2616 breed Rambouillet chromosome X, ARS-UI_Ramb_v3.0, whole genome shotgun sequence genomic sequence ACTAATATCTCACAGAAGCCTTTAAACACCTGTGTCACACCTGATATACAAAAGCCACATATCACCTAAATAGCATTTACTGTACTAACACCAGATTAGAAGGTAAATGCCTTACCACTCAGTGtcattacaaaatattattttttagacaAATCTTCAATGATGTCTACCATATTTCAAGTGGTTTCTTATATGCTAGATTTATaaaaagatgaaggaaataaGGTCTTTGCACTCAAGGTCACATAACCTGGTGGGAAATACAGACACATAATCATAAGAGCACAAAGAAGGCCATAGATGCCAAATTAGAAGTCTGTACAGATACAGAAGTAGTGCAACAACCTGGAGAATAGTCATTGCAATAAACAGGGAGGAAGTGTCCAAAAGGATAGGATGAGCTGTGTCCTTGGGAGTGTGAAAGAGCTCACCTGTCTTCATAATTCCATTCATCACTGGGTTCATATACTTGATTCCTTCAAAGTAAATCTGAACATCTATGCCATTCAcctaaaaaaatatatcattaatagTTGTATTTGTTCATCAATTCTTCTaatcaacaagtatttactgaagtATGGTTCATCAACTACTTTGTATTGGAAAAGCCTTCAGTGAATTATCCAATGCAGTTCCATTATGAAGCCACCTGAGAGCCTGAGGAATAAGATTGTCCTAGTTAAAATATAAAGCCAATAAATCAACACACAAGTATTTTGTTATAGAATACACTAATAGTAGATATTTCTAATCTGTGGATTAATGACAGATGTCTCCATATTTTAGCCACTGTTCTAAGGCTTTGGGGATATGTAAGGATTCAGGCTGGGTCCTAGTCCTCAAAGAGTCCATAGTCTAACATGCTAATAGTCATTTAGAAAGATGATTACAATACTGGAATGATGctgaaaatatttcctatttttcttggTGCTTCCACAAAAGGaatccagaaaagaaaactttGGCCAGCTGTTAGTACTACAGGCTTTAAAGCAGCATTTTCAGCTTCCTTTTCCCAGTTAACACCTATTGATGGAGGAATTGCTCTTTCTTACAATTGGATTCCCCTTAAATGGAAATGAGAGGAGCAGCTCCAGCTTCAGAGCCCTTTTACCCTTCTGTCCCAGAAGGGCCCTCTAATGATGCTAAGACTTCAGAAGCTGTCTATTCCTGTTGCTtacacatgtgcatgcacacacattcatCAATATTTAACTGATGTTTCTAAATacaaaaatgttgaaatatttacagttctttcaaaataaactatACAACAGAATTCAAAATATGTATAGCCACCTCATATCCCTTTCAGAGTTATTTCTTTTAACTGATCTGATCAACAAAACAAGTTCCTTAGAAAATATAATACACTGGGCATCCAGGGAAACTATATATTACATATCAACATTATCTTTATTCCAACATgtcttcttaaaatgttttttaaaacatttgtcaagttttggggaaaaaaatccagtcTTAAAAACCTGCTGAAAATAAATTCCCACCTCATGTCTGAAAGGTTGATCAATGCACTGTTTTCTTTGAGGGGAATGAATTGAAAAACTCATCTGTACATTTTTAGTGTAATAATAATGACTCTGCATGAAGAAAATCCCAACTGTGGATCAAGCTCTTGGAGGATGGAGGTTAACTAGATGCGATTTGGTTTGTTACTTCTGTGTCAACTTTTTTAAGCTGAATTCTTTGGATTTCTCTCTTAAAATGAAAGGATTTTtaggctttttaatattttcttgactAAACTCCAAAAGTATAACAAGAACTGCTCTTTTGAATTTGAATGTTTAAAAAGTGTGTGATAAccataaaatattcttttgcaATTTAGAAGTGAAAAGTTTTACAGACTGCATAAACTGAAGATAACTGGGGAACTAAAGATAATCCTAGCAAGTGATAAAACCCAATTCAAATTTTTCTGaattaaatataacaaatatttgcAAGCTAACAAGACCTGATGAACATCAACACTGTACTTTTCACATTTGTCAAATACGTAGTTGAAAAGTCAAAACAAGATCGTGCATTATTATCTCTAAGGATGCCATGTATAAGTTAAACTTCCAAGGTGTCTGTGGCAACCTTTTAGATGGAGGCAGTTTTATATATGAAATGgtcatttaaaaatccaatttcTCTGCTGTTAGTGTAtactttgaaaaatttcaaatatcatTAGTTGATTTGGACTGTtagaaaaggaaagggcaactagTGGGATTTAGAGAGTTTGTTAAAAATAAGACATCTTTCTGTAAAAAAGAACATAATTTTGAAACACATATTTGCTAATcctacataatttaaaatatgaaatcatataatttgtcttttaaaagctATTCATTTTCTACTCACTCCTATGATATTAGTTTTGTCAATTACAACACATACTTTTATTTAGACATATTTATGTATGGTAaagatcttattttaaaaattggcaccaaagttttaaaagaaaacgtAGAATATTCAATTTTACTAGTGACTGTGTTTTTGTTAATTTGTAGAAGAAAAAAGGGTTTAAATTACAGTAATTACCACTTATCTATTTGTggaatatttttaagatgttaaataaaaatatcccCCACTCATACTCTCTTCACAAAGTAGGCTTTTTCTTAACGTTCTTGAGAGTTCCAAGTTGCTAAATTTTCAAAGTTCTTAATAGGGAGTGCATAATAGTGACCTTCCAAAAGTTAATTGACACAAAATATCTATCAATAATGATTAAGAGATATGACAATTCAGGTTGCCCTAAAAATTAGGTAAGATATTTCCACCTACCAATACCCACTTCACCAAGTAGGCTTTATATCTACCTATTTACTATGGCTAGAGAAATAAAGGTAGTCCTAGAAGCCAGACCTATATGCTCTAGATAGGATCCCTGATTTCAAGCAAATATTGAAGATAatctaagtatttttaaattggtGCCAAAAAAGTTTATTATGTGACACAAAATTTTTATCCTAAAACTTTATGAGAGATTGTTCAGGCATCCTAACAGTTTGAGAAGTGTGTAACAGCTGAATATCAAGAGGCTAACTCCCTCAATTGGGTTTTAATTACAACATAATATTCCATTCTTTTGACTACTGGTATTCAGATAAGTTTAAGTGGACTATCACAAATTCAAATACGCAAACTTTCTTTCAAAGAATAGTTTATACTGAGAGAACCACAGTTGTTTTAGGGcactgagaaaagagaaatatgagTTGGAGATGAGCATGCTAAATCACAGTCGGAATACAGTTTTCATAATATGTATCAGGAGATGTACATAACAATATCACCCCAAGAGTGCGTTTACTCTAAAATAATATTCTGCTAAGCTACATTCGGGCTAAATGGGAAATGGCTATTTCAAGTAAGAAGTAAAAAAATACCAGTtgtgaaaatgttctgaaactcGAATTATCTACAAATGAATAAAGCAATTTCTGAAAAGGGCAAATTAGATCACATATCTGAACATACAATTATTGTTCAATACAGAAAGAGCACACGCTGTAAAATTTCTAATAActttttgaaattcaaaattcGTCCTTCAAACCAATTCCCTTCACAGAAGGGCTTGCTGATAAGGGCTAATGCTGTGAATGAgaaaacaatttaagaaaaaaaattaatgaaaaggcCCACAAGCAAGGTGATCAGATTTTAAAGGACCTCAATACAACTCAAACCACAAGACTGGTACCAAAAGTACACATGAagacccatacacacacacataagtgtgaaatatgaaaaaacaaaccacagcgcccatacacgtacacacacacatacgttaACCTCAAAGTCTGAGTGAGCAGTTAaggcaacttaaaaaaaacaacccacgTGGCTTTGGCTTTCTGAAATGTGTTATAGTGTTACCAAGAAGCGATTCTGAAAGCATCTGAAAAACGTGCAAAGTGCctgaaaacagtgcctggcaactGAGACAGTTTGCAAGCGTGATTCAGAGGTCTGCCAAGGAAACAAAAGaagcctccctcctcccagtgAGAACGCACACGGCAACAAGAGAGGTGCTCCGGGCACTACTTATTGTCAGGTAGGCGGAAAGCAGAAGTCTGTGCACGAGCGGTAGACTAGGGATCGCCCTCCGGCAGGGACGGGGCCACGGAGTTTCCATTGGTTGGGGAACCGCCCAGCTTTAGTTTTTGCAGATATTCGGCATGCACGGGCTTGTGGCACTGGAGAACCTTGATCGCATCTTCGACTTTGAACCACTCTCGCTTCCTCCCAATGCTAACCGAATCTTCCCAATCCTCCAGAATCTCAGTGACAGTCAGTACATACACGTACGTTCTGTGCTTGCGATCTTGGTTCTGCTCGAAAATGCCCAGGAGCCGGCCTA encodes the following:
- the LOC101123095 gene encoding diphosphoinositol polyphosphate phosphohydrolase 3-beta, coding for MKCKPNQTRTYDPEGFKKRAACLCFRSEREDEVLLVSSSRYPDRWIVPGGGMEPEEEPGGAAVREVFEEAGVKGKLGRLLGIFEQNQDRKHRTYVYVLTVTEILEDWEDSVSIGRKREWFKVEDAIKVLQCHKPVHAEYLQKLKLGGSPTNGNSVAPSLPEGDP